From Coffea arabica cultivar ET-39 chromosome 9c, Coffea Arabica ET-39 HiFi, whole genome shotgun sequence, one genomic window encodes:
- the LOC113707759 gene encoding uncharacterized protein isoform X3, translating to MSNEGEKRCPLCAEEMDWTDQQFKPCKCGYQVCVWCWHHIMDMAEKDETEGRCPACRTIYEKDKIVAMQANCERAVAKNSSRKSKPPKAKPKTNEVRKDLSNVRVIQRKMAYVIGLPLNLADEDLLQRKEYFGQYGKVSKISLSRTAGGAIQHFIHDTCSVYVTYSKEEEAVRCIQSVHGFVLEGRFLRASFGTAKYCHAWLRNMPCSNPTCLYLHTIGADEDSFGKDEVAAVHTRHRVQEVAGATNNMLRRSGNFLPPPVEEMTTSGSSFIGKSTAKSSFSDSVYGGHLAGGLGVPNKTTFVDIVGRSSSSGPEKDENNVEDRRILDLCSDLSSVAIDKANHVEDTFSSSSPYSSSAHLVDRLTLDGESTEFLDEPFGEDRMPSDNLLSKDSNLSQRACVDHSTYPAQVSEESGGYSLQHGRTHSSSSFSMDQSSVHSLEDDASLPFTCVNSVLNDHRHELKFQTSVKSDRIYRSSNSFSNEEIVEHLRRIEDENLTNDDENCVLDAVESSIISNILSIDLDSCDDSLSLPHGLTDLLHETDDQRGSSWNSFTSGESGFLFAKQNGFAGQAANFEPYYSNLGQVPQNCTTKEHYLSKPQHPACRPPSLVPPGFSMPSREAPPGFSAYEKTGGFPRTSSGSFVNTSSLPNNLLQMPLAGNNGLSTRPVVNQQMGEFDNETRLRLLMQQQARADQDSKYSQIFFQQTSTHKDMGFPGHTGVKLSSSGDVYGCPSRLMDQCQSFESSFAQLSQQKFGNGYISNGYQHSLDEVQRRNEAAIAEHQRSEKLGLNKYLSGYGDLMFQMPSSGDVYTRVFGM from the exons ATGAGTAACGAAGGAGAGAAAAGATGTCCTTTGTGCGCAGAAGAGATGGACTGGACGGATCAGCAATTCAAGCCTTGCAAATGTGGCTATCAg GTCTGTGTCTGGTGTTGGCATCACATAATGGACATGGCAGAAAAAGATGAGACAGAAGGGCGGTGTCCTGCCTGTCGGACTATTtatgaaaaggataaaattgttGCAATGCAAGCAAATTGTGAGAG GGCGGTGGCAAAGAATTCTAGTAGAAAAAGTAAACCACCAAAGGCCAAGCCAAAAACTAATGAAGTAAGGAAAGATCTTTCAAATGTTAGGGTGATTCAACGGAAAATGGCCTACGTAATTGGGCTACCTCTTAACCTTGCTGATGAAGAT CTCTTACAGAGGAAGGAATATTTTGGTCAGTATGGGAAAGTTTCTAAGATTTCTCTATCTCGGACAGCTGGTGGGGCAATCCAGCATTTCATTCATGACACCTGTAGTGT ATATGTGACTTATTCAAAAGAGGAGGAGGCTGTACGCTGTATTCAGTCAGTGCATGGTTTTGTCCTGGAAGGTAGGTTCTTGAG GGCATCCTTTGGAACTGCAAAATATTGCCATGCTTGGTTGAGAAACATG CCTTGCAGTAATCCTACTTGTTTATATTTACATACAATTGGTGCTGATGAAGATAGTTTTGGGAAGGACGAGGTAGCTGCAGTTCATACAAG GCATCGAGTTCAAGAGGTTGCTGGTGCTACAAATAATATGCTTAGGCGCTCGGGAAATTTCTTGCCACCTCCTGTGGAAGAGATGACCACTAGCGGCAGCTCCTTTATAGGCAAATCTACTGCCAAAAGTTCTTTCAGT GATTCAGTCTATGGTGGCCACTTGGCTGGGGGCCTTGGGGTGCCCAACAAGACAACTTTTGTAGATATTGTTGGACGGTCTAGTAGTTCTGGTCCAGAGAAAGATGAGAATAATGTTGAGGATAGAAGGATATTGGATTTATGTTCTGATTTATCTTCAGTAGCCATAGATAAAGCTAATCATGTCGAGGATACATTTTCAAGTTCTTCGCCTTATTCATCTTCTGCTCACCTTGTTGATAGACTAACCTTGGATGGAGAGTCAACGGAGTTCTTGGATGAGCCATTTGGTGAAGATAGAATGCCTTCTGATAACTTACTATCAAAGGATAGCAATTTGAGTCAGAGGGCTTGCGTTGATCATTCAACTTATCCTGCACAGGTTTCTGAGGAGTCTGGTGGTTATTCTCTACAGCATGGGAGGACTCATAGTTCAAGTAGTTTCAGCATGGACCAAAGTTCTGTACATAGCCTTGAAGATGATGCCTCTTTACCATTTACATGTGTAAATTCTGTATTAAATGACCACAGGCATGAGTTGAAATTCCAGACTTCTGTCAAATCAGATAGGATTTATCGGAGTTCTAACTCCTTCTCCAATGAAGAAATTGTGGAGCATTTGCGAAGGATTGAAGATGAGAACTTAACTAATGATGATGAAAATTGTGTTTTAGATGCTGTCGAGAGCAGTATTATCTCAAATATTTTGTCAATCGACCTAGATTCATGTGATGATTCCTTGAGCTTGCCTCATGGTTTAACTGATTTACTCCATGAAACTGATGACCAACGTGGTTCATCCTGGAATTCTTTTACTAGTGGCGAATCAGGGTTTCTGTTTGCAAAACAAAACGGCTTTGCAGGTCAAGCAGCTAACTTTGAGCCTTACTACAGTAACCTTGGTCAGGTGCCACAAAATTGTACTACCAAGGAGCATTACTTGTCTAAGCCTCAGCATCCAG CATGCAGGCCTCCAAGTTTGGTTCCGCCTGGATTCTCAATGCCCTCCAGAGAAGCACCTCCTGGTTTCTCTGCATATGAGAAGACAGGTGGATTTCCTCGTACTTCTTCTG GAAGTTTTGTTAATACTTCATCATTGCCAAACAATTTGCTTCAAATGCCATTGGCAGGAAATAATG GCTTGAGCACGAGGCCAGTTGTTAATCAACAGATGGGGGAATTTGACAACGAGACGAGACTTCGGCTTCTGATGCAACAACAGGCAAGGGCTGATCAGGACTCGAAGTATTCTCAAATCTTTTTCCAGCAAACATCCACGCATAAAGACATGGGGTTTCCTGGCCATACTGGGGTCAAGTTATCTAGTTCAGGTGATGTATATGGGTGTCCGTCAAGACTGATGGATCAGTGTCAATCATTTGAATCTTCTTTTGCACAATTATCGCAGCAGAAATTTGGAAATGGGTACATCTCTAATGGCTATCAGCACAGTTTGGATGAAGTCCAACGGAGAAATGAAGCTGCCATTGCAGAACATCAAAGAAGTGAGAAACTAGGGTTGAACAAGTACCTTTCTGGATATGGAGATTTAATGTTCCAGATGCCCAGTTCAGGCGATGTATACACCAGAGTATTTGGGATGTAA
- the LOC113707759 gene encoding uncharacterized protein isoform X4 — MSNEGEKRCPLCAEEMDWTDQQFKPCKCGYQVCVWCWHHIMDMAEKDETEGRCPACRTIYEKDKIVAMQANCERAVAKNSSRKSKPPKAKPKTNEVRKDLSNVRVIQRKMAYVIGLPLNLADEDLLQRKEYFGQYGKVSKISLSRTAGGAIQHFIHDTCSVYVTYSKEEEAVRCIQSVHGFVLEGRFLRASFGTAKYCHAWLRNMPCSNPTCLYLHTIGADEDSFGKDEVAAVHTRHRVQEVAGATNNMLRRSGNFLPPPVEEMTTSGSSFIGKSTAKSSFSDSVYGGHLAGGLGVPNKTTFVDIVGRSSSSGPEKDENNVEDRRILDLCSDLSSVAIDKANHVEDTFSSSSPYSSSAHLVDRLTLDGESTEFLDEPFGEDRMPSDNLLSKDSNLSQRACVDHSTYPAQVSEESGGYSLQHGRTHSSSSFSMDQSSVHSLEDDASLPFTCVNSVLNDHRHELKFQTSVKSDRIYRSSNSFSNEEIVEHLRRIEDENLTNDDENCVLDAVESSIISNILSIDLDSCDDSLSLPHGLTDLLHETDDQRGSSWNSFTSGESGFLFAKQNGFAGQAANFEPYYSNLGQVPQNCTTKEHYLSKPQHPACRPPSLVPPGFSMPSREAPPGFSAYEKTGSFVNTSSLPNNLLQMPLAGNNGLSTRPVVNQQMGEFDNETRLRLLMQQQARADQDSKYSQIFFQQTSTHKDMGFPGHTGVKLSSSGDVYGCPSRLMDQCQSFESSFAQLSQQKFGNGYISNGYQHSLDEVQRRNEAAIAEHQRSEKLGLNKYLSGYGDLMFQMPSSGDVYTRVFGM; from the exons ATGAGTAACGAAGGAGAGAAAAGATGTCCTTTGTGCGCAGAAGAGATGGACTGGACGGATCAGCAATTCAAGCCTTGCAAATGTGGCTATCAg GTCTGTGTCTGGTGTTGGCATCACATAATGGACATGGCAGAAAAAGATGAGACAGAAGGGCGGTGTCCTGCCTGTCGGACTATTtatgaaaaggataaaattgttGCAATGCAAGCAAATTGTGAGAG GGCGGTGGCAAAGAATTCTAGTAGAAAAAGTAAACCACCAAAGGCCAAGCCAAAAACTAATGAAGTAAGGAAAGATCTTTCAAATGTTAGGGTGATTCAACGGAAAATGGCCTACGTAATTGGGCTACCTCTTAACCTTGCTGATGAAGAT CTCTTACAGAGGAAGGAATATTTTGGTCAGTATGGGAAAGTTTCTAAGATTTCTCTATCTCGGACAGCTGGTGGGGCAATCCAGCATTTCATTCATGACACCTGTAGTGT ATATGTGACTTATTCAAAAGAGGAGGAGGCTGTACGCTGTATTCAGTCAGTGCATGGTTTTGTCCTGGAAGGTAGGTTCTTGAG GGCATCCTTTGGAACTGCAAAATATTGCCATGCTTGGTTGAGAAACATG CCTTGCAGTAATCCTACTTGTTTATATTTACATACAATTGGTGCTGATGAAGATAGTTTTGGGAAGGACGAGGTAGCTGCAGTTCATACAAG GCATCGAGTTCAAGAGGTTGCTGGTGCTACAAATAATATGCTTAGGCGCTCGGGAAATTTCTTGCCACCTCCTGTGGAAGAGATGACCACTAGCGGCAGCTCCTTTATAGGCAAATCTACTGCCAAAAGTTCTTTCAGT GATTCAGTCTATGGTGGCCACTTGGCTGGGGGCCTTGGGGTGCCCAACAAGACAACTTTTGTAGATATTGTTGGACGGTCTAGTAGTTCTGGTCCAGAGAAAGATGAGAATAATGTTGAGGATAGAAGGATATTGGATTTATGTTCTGATTTATCTTCAGTAGCCATAGATAAAGCTAATCATGTCGAGGATACATTTTCAAGTTCTTCGCCTTATTCATCTTCTGCTCACCTTGTTGATAGACTAACCTTGGATGGAGAGTCAACGGAGTTCTTGGATGAGCCATTTGGTGAAGATAGAATGCCTTCTGATAACTTACTATCAAAGGATAGCAATTTGAGTCAGAGGGCTTGCGTTGATCATTCAACTTATCCTGCACAGGTTTCTGAGGAGTCTGGTGGTTATTCTCTACAGCATGGGAGGACTCATAGTTCAAGTAGTTTCAGCATGGACCAAAGTTCTGTACATAGCCTTGAAGATGATGCCTCTTTACCATTTACATGTGTAAATTCTGTATTAAATGACCACAGGCATGAGTTGAAATTCCAGACTTCTGTCAAATCAGATAGGATTTATCGGAGTTCTAACTCCTTCTCCAATGAAGAAATTGTGGAGCATTTGCGAAGGATTGAAGATGAGAACTTAACTAATGATGATGAAAATTGTGTTTTAGATGCTGTCGAGAGCAGTATTATCTCAAATATTTTGTCAATCGACCTAGATTCATGTGATGATTCCTTGAGCTTGCCTCATGGTTTAACTGATTTACTCCATGAAACTGATGACCAACGTGGTTCATCCTGGAATTCTTTTACTAGTGGCGAATCAGGGTTTCTGTTTGCAAAACAAAACGGCTTTGCAGGTCAAGCAGCTAACTTTGAGCCTTACTACAGTAACCTTGGTCAGGTGCCACAAAATTGTACTACCAAGGAGCATTACTTGTCTAAGCCTCAGCATCCAG CATGCAGGCCTCCAAGTTTGGTTCCGCCTGGATTCTCAATGCCCTCCAGAGAAGCACCTCCTGGTTTCTCTGCATATGAGAAGACAG GAAGTTTTGTTAATACTTCATCATTGCCAAACAATTTGCTTCAAATGCCATTGGCAGGAAATAATG GCTTGAGCACGAGGCCAGTTGTTAATCAACAGATGGGGGAATTTGACAACGAGACGAGACTTCGGCTTCTGATGCAACAACAGGCAAGGGCTGATCAGGACTCGAAGTATTCTCAAATCTTTTTCCAGCAAACATCCACGCATAAAGACATGGGGTTTCCTGGCCATACTGGGGTCAAGTTATCTAGTTCAGGTGATGTATATGGGTGTCCGTCAAGACTGATGGATCAGTGTCAATCATTTGAATCTTCTTTTGCACAATTATCGCAGCAGAAATTTGGAAATGGGTACATCTCTAATGGCTATCAGCACAGTTTGGATGAAGTCCAACGGAGAAATGAAGCTGCCATTGCAGAACATCAAAGAAGTGAGAAACTAGGGTTGAACAAGTACCTTTCTGGATATGGAGATTTAATGTTCCAGATGCCCAGTTCAGGCGATGTATACACCAGAGTATTTGGGATGTAA
- the LOC113707759 gene encoding uncharacterized protein isoform X1, giving the protein MSNEGEKRCPLCAEEMDWTDQQFKPCKCGYQVCVWCWHHIMDMAEKDETEGRCPACRTIYEKDKIVAMQANCERAVAKNSSRKSKPPKAKPKTNEVRKDLSNVRVIQRKMAYVIGLPLNLADEDLLQRKEYFGQYGKVSKISLSRTAGGAIQHFIHDTCSVYVTYSKEEEAVRCIQSVHGFVLEGRFLRASFGTAKYCHAWLRNMPCSNPTCLYLHTIGADEDSFGKDEVAAVHTRHRVQEVAGATNNMLRRSGNFLPPPVEEMTTSGSSFIGKSTAKSSFSDSVYGGHLAGGLGVPNKTTFVDIVGRSSSSGPEKDENNVEDRRILDLCSDLSSVAIDKANHVEDTFSSSSPYSSSAHLVDRLTLDGESTEFLDEPFGEDRMPSDNLLSKDSNLSQRACVDHSTYPAQVSEESGGYSLQHGRTHSSSSFSMDQSSVHSLEDDASLPFTCVNSVLNDHRHELKFQTSVKSDRIYRSSNSFSNEEIVEHLRRIEDENLTNDDENCVLDAVESSIISNILSIDLDSCDDSLSLPHGLTDLLHETDDQRGSSWNSFTSGESGFLFAKQNGFAGQAANFEPYYSNLGQVPQNCTTKEHYLSKPQHPACRPPSLVPPGFSMPSREAPPGFSAYEKTGGFPRTSSGSFVNTSSLPNNLLQMPLAGNNGSNSDIDFLDPAILSRGDSKPTNGLNISGLSTRPVVNQQMGEFDNETRLRLLMQQQARADQDSKYSQIFFQQTSTHKDMGFPGHTGVKLSSSGDVYGCPSRLMDQCQSFESSFAQLSQQKFGNGYISNGYQHSLDEVQRRNEAAIAEHQRSEKLGLNKYLSGYGDLMFQMPSSGDVYTRVFGM; this is encoded by the exons ATGAGTAACGAAGGAGAGAAAAGATGTCCTTTGTGCGCAGAAGAGATGGACTGGACGGATCAGCAATTCAAGCCTTGCAAATGTGGCTATCAg GTCTGTGTCTGGTGTTGGCATCACATAATGGACATGGCAGAAAAAGATGAGACAGAAGGGCGGTGTCCTGCCTGTCGGACTATTtatgaaaaggataaaattgttGCAATGCAAGCAAATTGTGAGAG GGCGGTGGCAAAGAATTCTAGTAGAAAAAGTAAACCACCAAAGGCCAAGCCAAAAACTAATGAAGTAAGGAAAGATCTTTCAAATGTTAGGGTGATTCAACGGAAAATGGCCTACGTAATTGGGCTACCTCTTAACCTTGCTGATGAAGAT CTCTTACAGAGGAAGGAATATTTTGGTCAGTATGGGAAAGTTTCTAAGATTTCTCTATCTCGGACAGCTGGTGGGGCAATCCAGCATTTCATTCATGACACCTGTAGTGT ATATGTGACTTATTCAAAAGAGGAGGAGGCTGTACGCTGTATTCAGTCAGTGCATGGTTTTGTCCTGGAAGGTAGGTTCTTGAG GGCATCCTTTGGAACTGCAAAATATTGCCATGCTTGGTTGAGAAACATG CCTTGCAGTAATCCTACTTGTTTATATTTACATACAATTGGTGCTGATGAAGATAGTTTTGGGAAGGACGAGGTAGCTGCAGTTCATACAAG GCATCGAGTTCAAGAGGTTGCTGGTGCTACAAATAATATGCTTAGGCGCTCGGGAAATTTCTTGCCACCTCCTGTGGAAGAGATGACCACTAGCGGCAGCTCCTTTATAGGCAAATCTACTGCCAAAAGTTCTTTCAGT GATTCAGTCTATGGTGGCCACTTGGCTGGGGGCCTTGGGGTGCCCAACAAGACAACTTTTGTAGATATTGTTGGACGGTCTAGTAGTTCTGGTCCAGAGAAAGATGAGAATAATGTTGAGGATAGAAGGATATTGGATTTATGTTCTGATTTATCTTCAGTAGCCATAGATAAAGCTAATCATGTCGAGGATACATTTTCAAGTTCTTCGCCTTATTCATCTTCTGCTCACCTTGTTGATAGACTAACCTTGGATGGAGAGTCAACGGAGTTCTTGGATGAGCCATTTGGTGAAGATAGAATGCCTTCTGATAACTTACTATCAAAGGATAGCAATTTGAGTCAGAGGGCTTGCGTTGATCATTCAACTTATCCTGCACAGGTTTCTGAGGAGTCTGGTGGTTATTCTCTACAGCATGGGAGGACTCATAGTTCAAGTAGTTTCAGCATGGACCAAAGTTCTGTACATAGCCTTGAAGATGATGCCTCTTTACCATTTACATGTGTAAATTCTGTATTAAATGACCACAGGCATGAGTTGAAATTCCAGACTTCTGTCAAATCAGATAGGATTTATCGGAGTTCTAACTCCTTCTCCAATGAAGAAATTGTGGAGCATTTGCGAAGGATTGAAGATGAGAACTTAACTAATGATGATGAAAATTGTGTTTTAGATGCTGTCGAGAGCAGTATTATCTCAAATATTTTGTCAATCGACCTAGATTCATGTGATGATTCCTTGAGCTTGCCTCATGGTTTAACTGATTTACTCCATGAAACTGATGACCAACGTGGTTCATCCTGGAATTCTTTTACTAGTGGCGAATCAGGGTTTCTGTTTGCAAAACAAAACGGCTTTGCAGGTCAAGCAGCTAACTTTGAGCCTTACTACAGTAACCTTGGTCAGGTGCCACAAAATTGTACTACCAAGGAGCATTACTTGTCTAAGCCTCAGCATCCAG CATGCAGGCCTCCAAGTTTGGTTCCGCCTGGATTCTCAATGCCCTCCAGAGAAGCACCTCCTGGTTTCTCTGCATATGAGAAGACAGGTGGATTTCCTCGTACTTCTTCTG GAAGTTTTGTTAATACTTCATCATTGCCAAACAATTTGCTTCAAATGCCATTGGCAGGAAATAATGGTAGTAATTCTGATATTGATTTTCTTGACCCTGCAATATTGAGCCGTGGTGATAGCAAACCAACAAATGGATTGAATATCTCAGGCTTGAGCACGAGGCCAGTTGTTAATCAACAGATGGGGGAATTTGACAACGAGACGAGACTTCGGCTTCTGATGCAACAACAGGCAAGGGCTGATCAGGACTCGAAGTATTCTCAAATCTTTTTCCAGCAAACATCCACGCATAAAGACATGGGGTTTCCTGGCCATACTGGGGTCAAGTTATCTAGTTCAGGTGATGTATATGGGTGTCCGTCAAGACTGATGGATCAGTGTCAATCATTTGAATCTTCTTTTGCACAATTATCGCAGCAGAAATTTGGAAATGGGTACATCTCTAATGGCTATCAGCACAGTTTGGATGAAGTCCAACGGAGAAATGAAGCTGCCATTGCAGAACATCAAAGAAGTGAGAAACTAGGGTTGAACAAGTACCTTTCTGGATATGGAGATTTAATGTTCCAGATGCCCAGTTCAGGCGATGTATACACCAGAGTATTTGGGATGTAA
- the LOC113707759 gene encoding uncharacterized protein isoform X2: MSNEGEKRCPLCAEEMDWTDQQFKPCKCGYQVCVWCWHHIMDMAEKDETEGRCPACRTIYEKDKIVAMQANCERAVAKNSSRKSKPPKAKPKTNEVRKDLSNVRVIQRKMAYVIGLPLNLADEDLLQRKEYFGQYGKVSKISLSRTAGGAIQHFIHDTCSVYVTYSKEEEAVRCIQSVHGFVLEGRFLRASFGTAKYCHAWLRNMPCSNPTCLYLHTIGADEDSFGKDEVAAVHTRHRVQEVAGATNNMLRRSGNFLPPPVEEMTTSGSSFIGKSTAKSSFSDSVYGGHLAGGLGVPNKTTFVDIVGRSSSSGPEKDENNVEDRRILDLCSDLSSVAIDKANHVEDTFSSSSPYSSSAHLVDRLTLDGESTEFLDEPFGEDRMPSDNLLSKDSNLSQRACVDHSTYPAQVSEESGGYSLQHGRTHSSSSFSMDQSSVHSLEDDASLPFTCVNSVLNDHRHELKFQTSVKSDRIYRSSNSFSNEEIVEHLRRIEDENLTNDDENCVLDAVESSIISNILSIDLDSCDDSLSLPHGLTDLLHETDDQRGSSWNSFTSGESGFLFAKQNGFAGQAANFEPYYSNLGQVPQNCTTKEHYLSKPQHPACRPPSLVPPGFSMPSREAPPGFSAYEKTGSFVNTSSLPNNLLQMPLAGNNGSNSDIDFLDPAILSRGDSKPTNGLNISGLSTRPVVNQQMGEFDNETRLRLLMQQQARADQDSKYSQIFFQQTSTHKDMGFPGHTGVKLSSSGDVYGCPSRLMDQCQSFESSFAQLSQQKFGNGYISNGYQHSLDEVQRRNEAAIAEHQRSEKLGLNKYLSGYGDLMFQMPSSGDVYTRVFGM, from the exons ATGAGTAACGAAGGAGAGAAAAGATGTCCTTTGTGCGCAGAAGAGATGGACTGGACGGATCAGCAATTCAAGCCTTGCAAATGTGGCTATCAg GTCTGTGTCTGGTGTTGGCATCACATAATGGACATGGCAGAAAAAGATGAGACAGAAGGGCGGTGTCCTGCCTGTCGGACTATTtatgaaaaggataaaattgttGCAATGCAAGCAAATTGTGAGAG GGCGGTGGCAAAGAATTCTAGTAGAAAAAGTAAACCACCAAAGGCCAAGCCAAAAACTAATGAAGTAAGGAAAGATCTTTCAAATGTTAGGGTGATTCAACGGAAAATGGCCTACGTAATTGGGCTACCTCTTAACCTTGCTGATGAAGAT CTCTTACAGAGGAAGGAATATTTTGGTCAGTATGGGAAAGTTTCTAAGATTTCTCTATCTCGGACAGCTGGTGGGGCAATCCAGCATTTCATTCATGACACCTGTAGTGT ATATGTGACTTATTCAAAAGAGGAGGAGGCTGTACGCTGTATTCAGTCAGTGCATGGTTTTGTCCTGGAAGGTAGGTTCTTGAG GGCATCCTTTGGAACTGCAAAATATTGCCATGCTTGGTTGAGAAACATG CCTTGCAGTAATCCTACTTGTTTATATTTACATACAATTGGTGCTGATGAAGATAGTTTTGGGAAGGACGAGGTAGCTGCAGTTCATACAAG GCATCGAGTTCAAGAGGTTGCTGGTGCTACAAATAATATGCTTAGGCGCTCGGGAAATTTCTTGCCACCTCCTGTGGAAGAGATGACCACTAGCGGCAGCTCCTTTATAGGCAAATCTACTGCCAAAAGTTCTTTCAGT GATTCAGTCTATGGTGGCCACTTGGCTGGGGGCCTTGGGGTGCCCAACAAGACAACTTTTGTAGATATTGTTGGACGGTCTAGTAGTTCTGGTCCAGAGAAAGATGAGAATAATGTTGAGGATAGAAGGATATTGGATTTATGTTCTGATTTATCTTCAGTAGCCATAGATAAAGCTAATCATGTCGAGGATACATTTTCAAGTTCTTCGCCTTATTCATCTTCTGCTCACCTTGTTGATAGACTAACCTTGGATGGAGAGTCAACGGAGTTCTTGGATGAGCCATTTGGTGAAGATAGAATGCCTTCTGATAACTTACTATCAAAGGATAGCAATTTGAGTCAGAGGGCTTGCGTTGATCATTCAACTTATCCTGCACAGGTTTCTGAGGAGTCTGGTGGTTATTCTCTACAGCATGGGAGGACTCATAGTTCAAGTAGTTTCAGCATGGACCAAAGTTCTGTACATAGCCTTGAAGATGATGCCTCTTTACCATTTACATGTGTAAATTCTGTATTAAATGACCACAGGCATGAGTTGAAATTCCAGACTTCTGTCAAATCAGATAGGATTTATCGGAGTTCTAACTCCTTCTCCAATGAAGAAATTGTGGAGCATTTGCGAAGGATTGAAGATGAGAACTTAACTAATGATGATGAAAATTGTGTTTTAGATGCTGTCGAGAGCAGTATTATCTCAAATATTTTGTCAATCGACCTAGATTCATGTGATGATTCCTTGAGCTTGCCTCATGGTTTAACTGATTTACTCCATGAAACTGATGACCAACGTGGTTCATCCTGGAATTCTTTTACTAGTGGCGAATCAGGGTTTCTGTTTGCAAAACAAAACGGCTTTGCAGGTCAAGCAGCTAACTTTGAGCCTTACTACAGTAACCTTGGTCAGGTGCCACAAAATTGTACTACCAAGGAGCATTACTTGTCTAAGCCTCAGCATCCAG CATGCAGGCCTCCAAGTTTGGTTCCGCCTGGATTCTCAATGCCCTCCAGAGAAGCACCTCCTGGTTTCTCTGCATATGAGAAGACAG GAAGTTTTGTTAATACTTCATCATTGCCAAACAATTTGCTTCAAATGCCATTGGCAGGAAATAATGGTAGTAATTCTGATATTGATTTTCTTGACCCTGCAATATTGAGCCGTGGTGATAGCAAACCAACAAATGGATTGAATATCTCAGGCTTGAGCACGAGGCCAGTTGTTAATCAACAGATGGGGGAATTTGACAACGAGACGAGACTTCGGCTTCTGATGCAACAACAGGCAAGGGCTGATCAGGACTCGAAGTATTCTCAAATCTTTTTCCAGCAAACATCCACGCATAAAGACATGGGGTTTCCTGGCCATACTGGGGTCAAGTTATCTAGTTCAGGTGATGTATATGGGTGTCCGTCAAGACTGATGGATCAGTGTCAATCATTTGAATCTTCTTTTGCACAATTATCGCAGCAGAAATTTGGAAATGGGTACATCTCTAATGGCTATCAGCACAGTTTGGATGAAGTCCAACGGAGAAATGAAGCTGCCATTGCAGAACATCAAAGAAGTGAGAAACTAGGGTTGAACAAGTACCTTTCTGGATATGGAGATTTAATGTTCCAGATGCCCAGTTCAGGCGATGTATACACCAGAGTATTTGGGATGTAA